A portion of the Candidatus Eremiobacterota bacterium genome contains these proteins:
- a CDS encoding acetyl-CoA carboxylase carboxyltransferase subunit alpha, whose protein sequence is MNVIVEREKGLLELEQRIDELKLHAAQQPVDMSAEIRALEAKYAEIQREIFGTMTPWQRVHMARHPKRPIGSDYVRALDQFDELHGDRHFRDDHAIVAGFAKLRGRRVVAIAQDKGRDTKEKVFRNFGMPAPEGYRKVIRLVQLADHLGLPVVTFVDTSGADPGIGSEERAQSEAIAQSLFELADARVPIVATIIGEGGSGGALALALADRVLMLEHAVYSVASPEGAAAILWGDAARAEEAATRLKLTSDDLLQFGIADEVIPEPLGGAHRDPSGTVARVLDAVDRALGVLAGVAPDELRERRYRKFRRIGTAGA, encoded by the coding sequence GTGAACGTGATCGTCGAGCGCGAGAAGGGGCTGCTGGAGCTCGAGCAGCGAATCGACGAGCTGAAGTTGCATGCCGCGCAGCAGCCGGTCGACATGAGCGCCGAGATCCGCGCGCTGGAGGCCAAGTATGCGGAGATCCAGCGCGAGATCTTCGGAACGATGACGCCGTGGCAGCGCGTCCACATGGCGCGCCATCCCAAACGCCCGATCGGCTCGGACTACGTCCGCGCGCTCGACCAGTTCGACGAGCTCCACGGCGACCGCCATTTCCGTGACGACCACGCGATCGTCGCCGGGTTCGCGAAGCTGCGCGGCCGCCGCGTCGTCGCGATCGCGCAAGACAAGGGCCGCGACACCAAGGAAAAGGTCTTCCGGAACTTCGGCATGCCCGCTCCCGAAGGCTATCGCAAGGTGATCCGGCTGGTGCAGCTCGCCGACCATCTCGGCCTGCCGGTGGTGACCTTCGTCGACACGAGCGGCGCCGACCCCGGCATCGGCTCCGAGGAGCGCGCGCAGTCGGAAGCGATCGCGCAGTCGCTCTTCGAGCTGGCCGATGCGCGCGTCCCGATCGTCGCGACGATCATCGGCGAAGGGGGTTCGGGCGGCGCGCTCGCGCTCGCGCTCGCGGACCGGGTTCTGATGCTGGAGCACGCGGTCTACTCCGTCGCTTCGCCCGAAGGCGCCGCCGCGATCCTGTGGGGCGACGCCGCGCGCGCGGAAGAAGCAGCGACGAGGTTGAAGCTGACTTCCGATGACCTCTTGCAGTTCGGAATCGCCGACGAAGTGATTCCGGAGCCGCTCGGCGGCGCGCACCGCGACCCCTCGGGGACCGTCGCGCGCGTCCTCGACGCGGTCGACCGTGCGCTCGGCGTGCTGGCCGGCGTCGCGCCCGACGAGCTGCGCGAGCGCCGCTACCGCAAGTTCCGCCGGATCGGAACCGCCGGCGCGTGA